In the genome of Pseudomonas sp. B33.4, the window ATCGCCGCGCTGGGTGATCCAGCCTTCCAGACGATTTCGGAAACCGCGCACAGTCGGGCCGGAATCATAAGGCGGCGTGTCGTAGAGACTTTCACGCAAGGCCATTTGCAGATCTGCCGGGGTCGGCAATGTATTCACGACCAGGCCGAACTGGCGCTTCAAACCTGGACCTGGCAAATCGTCATCCGGATAGGAGGGAACCGGCCATTTTCCGTTTTGAACAGCAAACGGACCGTTTGCCACACGCCACTCATCGCTTTCAACACCATTACCGCCCATAAAATCCTCAGCCCACACCGGAGAGTTGAGCGGATCGGCAGCATCCTCGGTCCAGTTCCAGTACGGAATCGTGATGGAGCGGTTAATCGCCTGAAGGTCATTTTCGAACTTCAGCAAAAATGCCCGGTGCCATGGCAGGAACGAAGGCCCCCGATGAGCACCATTGCGGTAGTTTGGATCGTTTGGTTCATGAGGCAAAACCGTGGGCTTCATGACTTGGTGATGCAGGTGCACATACTCATCGTATTGACCTGACTGTTTGAGCTGGAGACAGGCATCGACGAAGTTGTCTTTTTCGATTGGGGTCAGCGAGCGAATGTTCTTGCGCAGCTTCATGTCTTCAATCCCTTGAGCGAGGTTAGGTTTAGAAAGGGCCAAAATCGTGCCAATCCTCCGACAACCAAGCTAGGCGCCAGTCGGAAGGCCGTCTACTGTCAGAAATTACAGGTCGGCAACGATTTCCGACCAGCGGTACTGCACCGTTGGGGCGCCGACGCGAAGTGACTTGACCGCCCGACTGCGTCACCATGACCGCCATCCAATTCGCTCATAAGGTCACTCGCCCATGAACATCTGCGGCATCGAAATCAAAGGCAGCGAAGCGATCATCGCCGTAGCCGCTCTCGACGGTTCAGCATTGAGCCACGTTCCCCTTGCCACCAAGAAGATCGCTCTCGAAGACGATGACGAGGCGGCCAACGTGAAGTTGTTTGCGGCGCAGGTGGCGTCGTTTGTGCGGGAGAACTCGGTGGACCGGATTGCGATCAAGAAGCGCAGCAAGAAGGGTGAGTTTGCTGGTGGCCCGACGACATTCAAGATTGAAGGGATTTTGCAGTTGCTGGATGGGTGCGAGGT includes:
- a CDS encoding tyrosinase family protein; translation: MKLRKNIRSLTPIEKDNFVDACLQLKQSGQYDEYVHLHHQVMKPTVLPHEPNDPNYRNGAHRGPSFLPWHRAFLLKFENDLQAINRSITIPYWNWTEDAADPLNSPVWAEDFMGGNGVESDEWRVANGPFAVQNGKWPVPSYPDDDLPGPGLKRQFGLVVNTLPTPADLQMALRESLYDTPPYDSGPTVRGFRNRLEGWITQRGDPQVTTTGSQLHNRVHLWVGGNMLPMTSPDDPVFFLHHCFVDKVWADWQALMLQSNERWAPHYAPLVNGPKGHNYDDVLEPFAQSARSVSDITDLGYEYEVPRLILDHAKPRSPFHD
- a CDS encoding DUF3010 family protein; translation: MNICGIEIKGSEAIIAVAALDGSALSHVPLATKKIALEDDDEAANVKLFAAQVASFVRENSVDRIAIKKRSKKGEFAGGPTTFKIEGILQLLDGCEVTLLSPQTINAQAKKHDFELPGTLNKYQHEAYKAACSALVKK